In Polaromonas sp. JS666, one genomic interval encodes:
- the ubiB gene encoding ubiquinone biosynthesis regulatory protein kinase UbiB, with protein sequence MTRVFRGGFIVWTVLRFGLDELVLSSFEKPWIRRLTRIVSLGRNLSAPRGARLREALEALGPIFVKFGQVMSTRRDLLPPDIADELARLQDRVPPFESSVAVAIIEKAFGRPLDRIFATFEHTPVASASIAQVHFATLHDGREVAVKVLRPNMLPAIEKDLALMHMMAGWVEGASADGKRLKPREVVAEFDKYLHDELDLLREAANAAQLRRNMQDLNLVMIPEMFWDYCMPDVMVMERMKGVPIGQSQRLRDASVDMKKLARDGVTIFFTQVFRDGFFHADMHPGNIQVSLAPDTFGRYISLDFGIVGTLTEVDKEYLAHNFSAFFQRDYKRVAELHLESGWVPATTRVDELEAAIRACCEPYFDRPLKEISLGLVLMRLFQTSRRFHVEIQPQLVLLQKTLLNIEGLGRELDPELDLWSTAKPFLEKWMLEQVGPEKLLAQLKAEAPAYAKLLPVLPRLLAQYLKGPSGPSRRDLEALLAEQKRTNKLLQSLIYGGLGFVLGLIAMQLLLRVRIF encoded by the coding sequence ATGACCCGGGTGTTCAGGGGCGGGTTCATCGTTTGGACCGTGCTTCGCTTCGGCCTCGACGAACTGGTGTTGTCCAGCTTCGAAAAGCCGTGGATCCGCCGGTTGACCCGCATCGTCTCGCTGGGGCGCAACCTGAGCGCTCCCCGTGGCGCCCGTCTTCGCGAGGCACTGGAAGCGCTGGGGCCCATCTTCGTCAAGTTCGGGCAGGTGATGTCCACACGGCGCGACCTGCTGCCGCCCGACATCGCCGATGAGCTGGCGCGCCTGCAGGACCGGGTGCCACCCTTTGAATCGTCGGTGGCCGTTGCCATCATCGAAAAGGCGTTTGGCCGGCCCCTGGACCGTATATTCGCGACGTTTGAGCACACCCCCGTGGCCAGCGCGTCGATTGCCCAGGTTCACTTTGCGACGCTGCACGACGGCCGTGAAGTGGCAGTCAAGGTATTGCGCCCCAACATGCTGCCCGCGATCGAGAAAGACCTCGCGCTCATGCACATGATGGCCGGCTGGGTGGAAGGCGCATCCGCCGATGGCAAGCGCCTCAAGCCGCGCGAAGTGGTAGCCGAGTTTGACAAATACCTGCACGACGAGCTCGACTTGCTGCGTGAGGCCGCCAATGCGGCGCAACTGCGCCGGAACATGCAGGACCTCAATCTCGTCATGATCCCGGAAATGTTCTGGGACTACTGCATGCCCGATGTCATGGTGATGGAGCGCATGAAGGGGGTGCCCATCGGCCAGAGCCAGCGCCTGCGCGACGCCAGCGTGGACATGAAGAAGCTGGCTCGCGACGGCGTCACCATTTTCTTCACGCAGGTGTTCCGCGATGGCTTTTTTCATGCCGACATGCACCCGGGCAATATTCAGGTCAGCCTGGCCCCGGACACCTTCGGGCGCTATATTTCGCTGGATTTCGGCATCGTGGGCACGCTCACAGAGGTGGACAAGGAGTATCTGGCGCACAACTTCAGCGCTTTCTTCCAGCGCGACTACAAGCGCGTTGCCGAACTGCATCTGGAGTCCGGCTGGGTGCCCGCCACCACCCGTGTGGACGAGCTGGAAGCCGCCATTCGCGCCTGCTGCGAGCCGTATTTCGACCGGCCGCTCAAGGAAATCTCGCTGGGCCTGGTGCTGATGCGCCTGTTCCAGACCTCGCGCCGTTTCCACGTGGAAATTCAGCCGCAACTGGTCCTGCTGCAAAAAACCCTGCTCAATATCGAAGGGCTGGGGCGCGAACTGGATCCCGAACTTGACCTCTGGAGCACGGCCAAGCCTTTTCTTGAAAAATGGATGCTGGAGCAGGTGGGCCCCGAAAAATTGCTGGCCCAGCTCAAGGCCGAGGCCCCGGCCTATGCCAAGCTGCTGCCCGTGCTGCCGCGCCTGCTGGCCCAGTACCTCAAAGGGCCGTCAGGGCCGAGCCGCCGCGACCTGGAAGCCCTGCTGGCCGAACAAAAGCGCACCAACAAACTGCTGCAAAGCCTGATCTACGGTGGTTTGGGCTTTGTGCTGGGCCTGATTGCCATGCAACTGCTGCTGCGGGTCCGTATTTTTTGA
- the nudB gene encoding dihydroneopterin triphosphate diphosphatase, translating into MKRFKIPESVLVVIHTPQLDVLLLERADHPGFWQSVTGSKDTVDEPLLQTALREVREETGIVAAPAQFRDWALSNSYEIYPAWRHRYAPGVTHNTEHVFGLCVPETCAVTLHPREHTAWQWLPYRAAADLCFSPSNAEALLFLPRFMA; encoded by the coding sequence ATGAAGCGCTTCAAGATTCCCGAGTCGGTGCTGGTCGTCATCCATACGCCGCAGCTCGATGTGCTGTTGCTGGAGCGAGCCGACCATCCGGGCTTCTGGCAGAGCGTCACCGGCTCCAAAGACACGGTGGACGAACCGCTTTTGCAGACGGCGCTGCGCGAGGTGAGGGAAGAAACCGGCATCGTCGCCGCACCCGCGCAATTTCGCGACTGGGCGCTCTCCAACAGTTACGAGATTTACCCGGCCTGGCGCCACCGTTACGCGCCAGGGGTGACGCACAATACCGAGCATGTGTTCGGCTTGTGCGTGCCCGAGACCTGCGCTGTGACCCTCCATCCGCGCGAGCACACAGCCTGGCAGTGGTTGCCGTACCGGGCCGCCGCCGATCTCTGTTTTTCACCCTCAAACGCCGAAGCGCTCCTGTTCCTGCCACGCTTCATGGCTTGA
- a CDS encoding Tim44 domain-containing protein, whose product MKIWSIILSAVMALTMALPGTDAEAARLGGGKSFGKQSSNVTQRESTSGGATSATNSAAKPAAPAAAPAPVAPKKPWGAMLGGLAAGLGLAWLASSLGLGEAFGQVIMFALLALVIMVAVGFIMRKLKGGGAGAAAPRTQEPFAFQGAGNAATPRNYSPENVGNDASARPWERSGMAFDANRDAGATPATGSMIGSALLGTQTWGVPAGFDAEGFLKASKANFVTLQDAWDRSDIQSLRAMMTDDMLEQIKAQLADRESHTGGVVNRTEVVMLNAQLLGIEELSDTYMASVEFSGMIREDASAGASPFREVWNMTKPRNGGSGWLVAGVQALQ is encoded by the coding sequence ATGAAGATTTGGTCAATCATTCTTTCCGCCGTGATGGCGCTCACCATGGCTCTGCCGGGGACGGACGCAGAGGCTGCGCGTCTGGGCGGCGGCAAGTCATTTGGCAAGCAATCGTCCAACGTCACGCAGCGTGAGTCCACATCGGGTGGCGCCACTTCTGCAACCAACTCTGCGGCCAAACCGGCTGCACCGGCCGCGGCGCCTGCCCCGGTTGCGCCGAAGAAACCTTGGGGCGCCATGCTGGGCGGCCTGGCTGCCGGCCTCGGCCTGGCCTGGCTGGCTTCGTCGCTGGGCCTGGGTGAAGCCTTCGGCCAGGTCATCATGTTCGCGTTGCTGGCCCTGGTGATCATGGTGGCGGTCGGGTTCATCATGCGCAAGCTCAAGGGCGGCGGGGCCGGTGCCGCGGCTCCACGCACGCAGGAGCCATTTGCCTTCCAGGGTGCGGGCAACGCTGCCACCCCCAGGAACTACAGCCCCGAGAATGTCGGCAACGATGCCTCGGCACGCCCGTGGGAGCGAAGCGGCATGGCCTTCGACGCGAACCGCGATGCGGGAGCCACGCCTGCCACCGGCTCGATGATTGGCTCGGCCTTGCTCGGCACCCAGACCTGGGGCGTTCCCGCCGGGTTTGATGCCGAGGGCTTCCTTAAGGCCAGCAAGGCGAATTTCGTGACGCTGCAGGACGCCTGGGACCGCTCTGACATCCAGAGCTTGCGCGCCATGATGACCGACGACATGCTCGAGCAGATCAAGGCACAGCTGGCCGATCGCGAATCGCACACTGGTGGTGTGGTCAACCGGACCGAGGTCGTGATGCTCAATGCGCAGCTGCTGGGCATAGAGGAGCTGAGCGATACGTATATGGCTAGCGTGGAGTTCTCGGGCATGATCCGCGAAGACGCTTCCGCCGGTGCCAGCCCCTTCCGCGAAGTCTGGAACATGACCAAGCCGCGTAACGGCGGCAGCGGCTGGCTCGTAGCCGGCGTTCAAGCTCTCCAGTAA
- a CDS encoding FmdB family zinc ribbon protein has product MPIYAYKCESCGHAKDVLRKISDAPLTDCPHCGSPTFTKQVTAAGFQLKGSGWYVTDFRGTDKAAQPAKSGDGGSTAAVSTGSKSADTGAAAATATAPAAATPAAAPASQGATSDSSSKAA; this is encoded by the coding sequence ATGCCAATCTACGCCTATAAATGCGAGTCCTGCGGGCATGCCAAGGACGTCTTGCGAAAAATATCGGACGCGCCCTTGACCGATTGCCCGCACTGCGGGAGCCCCACTTTCACGAAACAAGTCACCGCAGCCGGCTTTCAGCTCAAGGGCTCGGGCTGGTACGTGACCGATTTCCGCGGCACGGACAAGGCGGCGCAGCCTGCCAAATCGGGTGACGGCGGGTCGACGGCGGCGGTAAGCACAGGCAGCAAATCCGCCGATACAGGCGCGGCCGCTGCAACGGCCACTGCCCCCGCAGCAGCTACGCCTGCTGCAGCGCCGGCCAGCCAGGGCGCGACCAGCGATTCGTCGTCCAAAGCCGCGTGA
- the aspS gene encoding aspartate--tRNA ligase, giving the protein MAIVSQMRSNYCGLVTESLMGQTVSLCGWVNRRRDHGGVIFIDLRDREGYVQVVCDPDRADMFKTAEGVRNEFCVQVKGVVRARPEGTVNDHLKSGKIEVLCHELTVLNPSVTPPFQLDDDNLSETTRLTHRVLDLRRPYMQKNLMLRYRVAMETRKFLDTHGFIDIETPMLTKSTPEGARDYLVPSRVNEGQFFALPQSPQLFKQLLMVAGFDRYYQITKCFRDEDLRADRQPEFTQIDIETSFMAEQDIRDMFQGMISNIFKTVLDTDLGEFPVMAYNDAMHRYGSDKPDLRVNLEFTELTDVMADVDFKVFSTPATTKGGRVVALRVPGGSEMSRGEIDGYTEFVKIYGAKGLAWIKVNDAGKGREGLQSPIVKNLHDAAIAEILKRTGARNGDLIFFGADKEKVVNDSIGALRLKVGHSEFGKKTGLFTAGWKPLWVVDFPMFEFDEEGQRWSAVHHPFTAPKDGHEDWMDTDPGRCISKAYDMVLNGWELGGGSVRIHRADVQNKVFNALKIGPEEAQQKFGFLLDALQYGAPPHGGLAFGLDRIVTMMTGAESIRDVIAFPKTQRAQCLLTHAPSPVDEKQLRELHIRLRNPLPV; this is encoded by the coding sequence ATGGCTATCGTTTCCCAAATGCGTTCCAATTATTGCGGTCTGGTGACCGAAAGCCTCATGGGCCAGACCGTCAGCCTGTGCGGCTGGGTCAACCGCCGGCGCGACCATGGCGGCGTGATTTTTATTGACCTGCGTGACCGCGAGGGTTACGTGCAGGTGGTCTGCGACCCGGACCGCGCCGATATGTTCAAGACCGCTGAAGGCGTGCGCAACGAGTTCTGCGTCCAGGTCAAGGGCGTGGTGCGCGCCCGCCCTGAGGGCACGGTCAATGACCACCTGAAAAGCGGCAAGATCGAGGTGCTGTGCCATGAGCTGACCGTGCTCAACCCCAGTGTCACGCCGCCCTTCCAGCTCGATGACGACAACCTGTCGGAGACGACGCGCCTGACGCACCGCGTGCTGGACCTGCGCCGCCCCTACATGCAGAAGAACCTGATGCTGCGTTACCGCGTGGCCATGGAGACGCGCAAGTTCCTCGACACCCATGGTTTCATCGACATTGAAACCCCGATGCTGACCAAGAGCACGCCCGAAGGCGCGCGCGATTACCTGGTGCCCAGCCGCGTCAACGAAGGGCAGTTTTTTGCATTGCCGCAAAGCCCACAGCTGTTCAAGCAGTTGCTGATGGTGGCCGGCTTTGACCGCTACTACCAGATCACCAAGTGCTTTCGTGACGAAGACCTGCGCGCCGACCGCCAGCCCGAATTCACGCAGATCGATATCGAGACGTCCTTCATGGCGGAGCAGGACATCCGCGACATGTTCCAGGGCATGATCAGCAACATCTTCAAGACCGTGCTGGATACCGACCTGGGCGAGTTCCCGGTGATGGCCTACAACGATGCCATGCACCGGTACGGCTCCGACAAGCCCGACCTGCGGGTGAACCTCGAATTCACCGAGCTGACCGATGTCATGGCCGATGTCGATTTCAAGGTGTTCAGCACGCCGGCCACCACCAAGGGCGGCCGCGTGGTTGCGCTGCGCGTGCCGGGTGGCTCCGAGATGAGCCGCGGCGAGATCGACGGCTACACCGAGTTTGTCAAGATCTACGGCGCCAAGGGCCTGGCCTGGATCAAGGTCAATGATGCGGGCAAGGGCCGTGAAGGGCTGCAGAGCCCCATCGTCAAGAACCTCCATGACGCAGCCATCGCCGAAATCCTCAAGCGCACCGGTGCCCGGAACGGTGACCTGATTTTCTTTGGCGCCGACAAGGAAAAAGTCGTCAACGACAGCATCGGCGCCCTGCGCCTGAAGGTCGGCCACAGCGAATTCGGTAAAAAGACCGGCCTGTTCACCGCCGGCTGGAAGCCGCTGTGGGTCGTGGACTTTCCAATGTTTGAATTTGATGAAGAAGGCCAGCGCTGGAGCGCGGTGCACCACCCCTTCACGGCACCCAAGGACGGGCACGAAGACTGGATGGACACCGATCCCGGACGCTGCATCTCCAAGGCCTACGACATGGTGCTCAACGGCTGGGAGCTCGGTGGGGGCTCGGTCCGTATCCACCGTGCCGATGTGCAGAACAAGGTGTTCAATGCGCTGAAGATCGGGCCGGAAGAAGCGCAGCAGAAATTCGGCTTCCTGCTGGATGCCCTGCAATACGGCGCTCCGCCGCACGGTGGCCTGGCCTTTGGCCTGGATCGCATCGTCACCATGATGACCGGGGCCGAGTCGATCCGTGACGTGATTGCCTTCCCGAAAACCCAGCGGGCGCAGTGCCTGTTGACCCATGCGCCGAGCCCGGTCGATGAAAAGCAGCTGCGCGAGCTGCATATCCGCCTGCGCAATCCGCTGCCGGTTTGA
- a CDS encoding DUF502 domain-containing protein has translation MSSIRRWLLAGLLVLVPLAITLWVLDWIVGTLDQTLLILPGAWHPDRLLGFHIPGFGVLLTLLIVLLMGAIASNFFGKKLVSWGNSLLHRIPIVRSIYSSVKQVSDTLFSESGDAFRQALLVQWPREGVWTIGFLTGFPGGDVANHLPDDYLSVYVPTTPNPTGGYFVMLKKAECIELKMSVDEALTYVISMGVVVPAKPLPPPTQPL, from the coding sequence ATGAGTTCCATTCGCCGATGGCTTCTGGCCGGACTCCTGGTGCTGGTGCCTCTGGCCATCACCTTGTGGGTACTCGACTGGATCGTGGGAACGCTGGACCAGACCCTGCTGATTCTTCCGGGCGCCTGGCACCCCGACAGGCTGCTCGGGTTTCACATTCCCGGTTTCGGGGTGTTGCTGACGCTGCTTATCGTGCTGCTGATGGGTGCCATTGCCAGCAATTTCTTCGGCAAAAAGCTGGTCTCCTGGGGTAATTCGTTGCTGCACCGTATTCCGATTGTGCGGTCCATCTATTCGAGCGTGAAGCAGGTGTCTGACACCCTGTTTTCCGAGAGCGGCGATGCCTTTCGCCAGGCCCTGCTGGTGCAATGGCCGCGTGAAGGCGTCTGGACGATCGGGTTCCTGACCGGTTTTCCCGGTGGTGATGTGGCCAACCATTTGCCCGATGATTACCTGAGCGTCTACGTCCCCACGACCCCCAACCCGACGGGCGGCTACTTCGTCATGCTGAAAAAAGCAGAGTGCATCGAGTTGAAAATGAGCGTCGATGAGGCGCTGACGTACGTGATTTCGATGGGCGTTGTTGTTCCCGCAAAGCCCCTCCCGCCGCCGACTCAACCCCTGTAA
- a CDS encoding DUF3683 domain-containing protein: MNAPTTLQELNVFADDAKPGEARIREIPYNYTSFSDREVVIRLLGAPAWDLLNRLRDERRTGRSARMLYEVLGDIWVVQRNPYLQDDLLDNPKRRKLLVDALHHRLSEVGKRRTPDADPQRDAIVGELLDAARSAVSRFSASFEEVAGLRRQTERKLRKLTLKDNIKFDGLSRVSHVTDATDWRVEYPFVVLTPDSEQEMAGLVKGCIDLGLTIVPRGGGTGYTGGAIPLTWKSAVINTEKLEAMTEVEMVSLPGIAQPVATVWTEAGVVTQRVADAAERGGFVFAVDPTSAEASCIGGNIAMNAGGKKAVLWGTALDNLASWRMVTPQAQWLEVTRLGHNLGKIHDAEMASFELKYFEADGKTPVRTERLDIQGKTFRKEGLGKDVTDKFLSGLPGIQKEGCDGLITSARWIVHRMPAHTRTVCLEFFGNAKDAVPSIVEIKDFMFSEQKRGGAILAGLEHLDDRYLKAVGYATKSKKHGGLPKMVLFGDIAGDDADVVARATSEVVRIANSRHGEGFIAISPDARKKFWLDRKRTAAISRHTNAFKINEDVVIPLPRMAEYTDGIERINIELSLRNKIKLCDELETFFLKGNLPLGKSDDANDIPSAELLEDRVGQALAMIAEVRALWAGWLEGVEALFPQLQDHSLRASWKTQIRARLQAIFSGAPFLPILEECNAIHKRVLKGRVWAALHMHAGDGNVHTNLPVNSDDYEMLQTAHEAVARIMVLARSLDGVISGEHGIGITKLDFLTDEELRPFTEYKQKVDPEGRFNKGKLLRNQELNTQDGKRLPADLTNAYTPSFGLMGHESLIMQQSDIGAIADSIKDCLRCGKCKPVCATHVPRANLLYSPRNKILATSLLVEAFLYEEQTRRGISIKHWEEFEDVADHCTVCHKCLTPCPVDIDFGDVSMNMRNLLRKMGQKSFRPGNAAAMFFLNATNPQTIKFMRGAMVDVGFKAQRLANDLLRKLARKQTDRPPATVGKAPVKEQVIHFINKKMPGGLPKKTARALLDIEDKDYVPIIRNPKNTTAETEAVFYFPGCGSERLFSQVGLATQAMLWHAGVQTVLPPGYLCCGYPQRGSGQYDKAEKIITDNRVLFHRVANTLNYLDIKTVVVSCGTCYDQLQGYEFEKIFPGCRIIDIHEYLLEKGITLRTDQPGKGYLYHDPCHSPMKLQEPMKTVKALLGDNVLKNERCCGESGTLGVTRPDISTQIRFRKEEELRKGEANLRATGAVGEGENVKILTSCPSCLQGLSRYGDDLQNGLLEADYIVVEMANQILGKEWLPAYVEAANHGGIERVLV; this comes from the coding sequence ACCTGCTGGACAACCCCAAACGCCGCAAGCTGCTGGTGGATGCCTTGCATCATCGCCTCTCCGAAGTCGGAAAGCGCCGCACACCCGATGCCGACCCGCAGCGCGACGCCATCGTTGGCGAACTGCTGGACGCGGCCCGCAGTGCGGTCAGCCGCTTTTCGGCCTCGTTTGAGGAAGTGGCCGGCCTGCGCCGCCAGACCGAACGCAAACTGCGCAAGCTGACGCTCAAGGACAACATCAAGTTTGACGGGCTGTCGCGCGTCTCGCATGTCACAGACGCCACCGACTGGCGTGTCGAATACCCCTTTGTCGTGCTGACCCCGGATTCCGAGCAGGAAATGGCCGGGCTGGTCAAGGGCTGCATCGACCTGGGCCTGACGATCGTGCCGCGCGGCGGCGGGACCGGCTACACCGGTGGCGCGATTCCGCTGACCTGGAAGTCGGCCGTCATCAACACCGAAAAACTCGAAGCGATGACCGAGGTCGAAATGGTCTCGCTGCCCGGCATCGCGCAGCCGGTGGCCACGGTCTGGACCGAAGCCGGTGTGGTCACGCAGCGCGTGGCCGATGCCGCCGAGCGGGGCGGATTTGTGTTTGCTGTTGACCCGACGTCTGCCGAGGCCTCCTGCATCGGCGGCAATATCGCGATGAATGCCGGGGGCAAAAAGGCTGTGCTGTGGGGTACGGCGCTGGATAATCTGGCCTCCTGGCGCATGGTGACGCCACAGGCCCAGTGGCTGGAAGTGACCCGGCTGGGCCACAACCTGGGCAAGATCCACGACGCCGAGATGGCGAGTTTCGAGCTCAAGTATTTTGAAGCCGACGGCAAGACGCCGGTGCGCACGGAACGCCTTGACATCCAGGGCAAGACTTTCCGCAAGGAGGGCCTGGGCAAGGACGTCACCGACAAGTTCCTGAGCGGACTGCCGGGCATCCAGAAAGAAGGCTGCGACGGGCTCATCACCAGCGCCCGCTGGATCGTGCACCGCATGCCCGCGCACACGCGCACCGTTTGCCTGGAGTTCTTCGGCAATGCCAAGGACGCCGTGCCCAGCATTGTCGAGATCAAGGACTTCATGTTTTCCGAGCAAAAGCGCGGCGGCGCCATCCTGGCCGGGCTGGAGCACCTGGACGACCGTTACCTCAAGGCGGTCGGCTACGCGACCAAGTCGAAAAAACACGGCGGCCTGCCGAAGATGGTGTTGTTTGGCGACATTGCCGGCGACGATGCCGATGTGGTGGCGCGGGCAACCTCGGAAGTGGTGCGCATTGCCAATTCGCGCCACGGTGAAGGCTTTATCGCCATCAGCCCGGATGCACGCAAGAAATTCTGGCTGGACCGCAAGCGCACTGCCGCCATTTCCCGGCACACCAATGCCTTCAAGATCAATGAGGACGTGGTGATCCCGCTGCCGCGCATGGCGGAGTACACCGACGGCATCGAGCGCATCAATATCGAGCTGAGCCTGCGCAACAAGATCAAGCTGTGCGACGAGCTGGAGACCTTTTTCCTCAAGGGCAACCTGCCCCTGGGTAAATCGGACGATGCCAACGACATCCCGTCGGCCGAGCTGCTGGAAGACCGGGTCGGCCAGGCGCTTGCCATGATTGCCGAAGTCCGTGCCCTCTGGGCCGGCTGGCTGGAGGGTGTGGAGGCGTTGTTCCCGCAACTGCAGGATCATTCGCTGCGCGCCAGCTGGAAGACGCAGATCCGGGCTAGGCTCCAGGCCATCTTCAGCGGCGCGCCGTTCTTGCCCATCCTGGAAGAGTGCAATGCCATTCACAAACGGGTGCTCAAGGGCCGTGTGTGGGCGGCGCTGCACATGCACGCGGGCGACGGCAACGTGCATACCAATCTGCCGGTCAACAGCGACGACTACGAGATGCTGCAGACCGCGCATGAAGCCGTGGCGCGCATCATGGTGCTGGCGCGCTCGCTTGATGGCGTGATTTCGGGCGAGCACGGCATCGGCATCACCAAGCTGGATTTCCTGACCGACGAGGAACTGCGTCCCTTCACCGAGTACAAGCAGAAGGTCGACCCCGAAGGCCGCTTCAACAAAGGCAAGCTGCTGCGGAATCAGGAGCTGAATACGCAGGACGGGAAAAGGCTTCCGGCCGATTTGACGAATGCCTATACGCCCAGCTTCGGCCTGATGGGCCATGAGTCGCTGATCATGCAGCAGTCTGACATCGGCGCGATTGCCGACAGCATCAAGGACTGCCTGCGCTGCGGTAAATGCAAACCGGTGTGCGCCACGCATGTGCCGCGCGCCAACCTGCTGTACAGCCCGCGCAACAAGATCCTGGCGACCTCGCTGCTGGTGGAGGCCTTCCTGTATGAGGAGCAGACCCGGCGCGGCATCAGCATCAAACACTGGGAAGAGTTTGAGGATGTGGCCGACCACTGCACGGTATGCCACAAGTGCCTGACCCCCTGCCCGGTGGATATCGACTTTGGCGATGTGTCGATGAACATGCGCAACCTGCTGCGCAAGATGGGCCAGAAGTCCTTCCGGCCCGGCAATGCGGCCGCCATGTTCTTCCTCAACGCCACCAATCCGCAAACCATCAAGTTCATGCGCGGCGCCATGGTCGACGTGGGCTTCAAGGCCCAGCGCCTGGCCAATGACCTGCTGCGCAAGCTGGCGCGCAAGCAGACCGACCGGCCGCCGGCCACGGTCGGCAAGGCGCCGGTCAAGGAGCAGGTGATCCACTTCATCAACAAGAAAATGCCTGGCGGCCTTCCCAAGAAGACGGCCCGCGCCCTGCTGGACATCGAAGACAAGGATTACGTGCCGATTATCCGCAATCCGAAAAACACCACGGCGGAAACCGAGGCGGTGTTTTATTTCCCGGGTTGCGGCTCCGAGCGCCTGTTCAGCCAGGTCGGCCTGGCCACGCAGGCCATGCTGTGGCACGCCGGCGTGCAAACCGTGCTGCCGCCAGGCTATCTGTGCTGCGGCTATCCCCAGCGCGGCTCCGGCCAGTACGACAAGGCCGAGAAAATCATCACCGACAACCGGGTGCTGTTCCACCGCGTGGCCAACACCCTGAACTACCTGGACATCAAGACCGTGGTGGTCAGTTGCGGCACCTGCTATGACCAGTTGCAGGGCTACGAGTTCGAGAAAATTTTCCCGGGCTGCCGCATCATCGACATCCATGAGTACCTGCTGGAAAAAGGCATCACGCTGCGGACGGACCAGCCCGGCAAGGGTTATCTGTACCATGACCCCTGCCACAGCCCGATGAAACTGCAGGAGCCGATGAAGACCGTCAAGGCGCTGCTCGGCGACAACGTCCTCAAGAACGAGCGCTGCTGCGGCGAATCGGGCACGCTGGGCGTCACGCGACCTGACATTTCAACGCAGATCCGCTTCCGCAAGGAAGAAGAGCTGCGCAAGGGCGAGGCCAATTTGCGGGCCACTGGAGCGGTGGGCGAGGGCGAGAACGTCAAGATACTGACCAGTTGCCCCAGTTGCCTGCAGGGCCTGTCCCGCTATGGCGACGACCTGCAAAACGGCCTGCTTGAGGCCGATTACATCGTCGTCGAAATGGCCAACCAGATTCTGGGCAAGGAATGGCTGCCGGCTTATGTCGAGGCTGCCAACCACGGCGGGATCGAGCGCGTGCTGGTGTAG
- a CDS encoding gamma-butyrobetaine hydroxylase-like domain-containing protein, giving the protein MAGLQAGSPTPTALTVHSQSRVLEIAFSDGAGFRIPFELMRVYSPSAEVQGHGPGQEVLQTGKREINIVELEPIGNYAVKPVFSDGHESGIFSWDYLYHLGADQDRLWDDYTRRLQAAGRDRDTPMVEAPGHACGNH; this is encoded by the coding sequence ATGGCAGGTCTCCAGGCCGGTTCACCGACTCCCACGGCGCTGACGGTTCACAGCCAGTCCCGCGTGCTGGAAATCGCCTTTTCGGACGGCGCCGGGTTCAGGATTCCGTTTGAACTGATGCGTGTATATTCGCCGTCCGCAGAAGTCCAAGGGCACGGACCGGGCCAGGAGGTGCTGCAAACCGGCAAGCGCGAGATCAATATCGTCGAGCTGGAGCCCATAGGCAACTACGCGGTCAAGCCGGTGTTTTCCGATGGCCATGAAAGCGGCATTTTTTCCTGGGACTACCTGTACCATCTGGGCGCCGACCAGGACCGGCTCTGGGACGACTACACCCGACGGCTGCAGGCTGCAGGCCGGGACAGGGACACCCCGATGGTCGAAGCCCCAGGCCACGCCTGTGGCAATCACTGA
- the ubiE gene encoding bifunctional demethylmenaquinone methyltransferase/2-methoxy-6-polyprenyl-1,4-benzoquinol methylase UbiE, with the protein MTKTHFGFESVEEQDKARRVRGVFDSVAPKYDVMNDLMSMGLHRAWKAYTVLVANVKEGQQVLDIAGGTGDLALAFAPKVGSSGRVVHTDINEAMLREGRNRLLDAGVNLPTLVCDAEHLPFADASFDVVTVAFGLRNMTHKEDALREMNRVLKPGGKLLVLEFSKVAKPLEKIYDWYSFKVLPRLGKLVANDDSSYQYLAESIRMHPGQEELKALMLKGGFGHVDYHNLTGGVVALHVAIKC; encoded by the coding sequence ATGACGAAAACCCATTTCGGCTTTGAATCCGTCGAGGAGCAGGACAAGGCGCGACGCGTGCGCGGCGTGTTTGACTCTGTGGCGCCCAAATACGACGTGATGAATGACTTGATGTCGATGGGTCTGCATCGTGCCTGGAAGGCCTACACCGTGCTGGTGGCCAACGTTAAGGAGGGCCAGCAGGTGCTCGACATCGCCGGCGGAACGGGCGACCTGGCCCTGGCTTTCGCGCCCAAAGTGGGCAGCAGCGGGCGGGTGGTGCACACTGACATCAACGAGGCGATGCTCAGGGAAGGGCGTAACCGGCTGCTGGACGCTGGTGTGAACCTGCCCACGTTGGTCTGTGATGCAGAACACCTGCCGTTTGCCGATGCGAGTTTTGACGTGGTCACCGTCGCTTTTGGCTTGCGCAACATGACGCATAAAGAAGATGCCTTGCGCGAAATGAACCGTGTGCTCAAGCCCGGTGGCAAACTGCTGGTGCTGGAGTTTTCCAAGGTGGCCAAACCGCTGGAAAAGATTTATGACTGGTATTCGTTCAAGGTGTTGCCCAGGCTCGGCAAGCTGGTGGCCAACGACGACTCAAGCTACCAGTACCTCGCCGAGTCGATTCGCATGCATCCGGGCCAGGAAGAACTCAAAGCCCTGATGCTTAAAGGTGGTTTCGGTCATGTGGACTATCACAACCTGACGGGCGGGGTAGTGGCATTGCATGTTGCAATCAAATGCTGA